ATATAGGAAAGGTTTGTTTAATAGCAAAATTAAACTCCTTCATAAAATCCCCCCTTGATAAAAGTTTTGATAAATTATATCAGATAATTTAGTATTGTAACATAAAAATAGAGGAGTGTAAATTCTTAAAATTTAATTAAAATAAAAAAGAGTTATTGCTTGATAGTAATATCAGCATAACTCTTTTTAGAATTAGAATTTATTAAATTTTCTTAACAAATTCAGATTTTAATTTCATAGCTCCTATTCCATCAATTTTACAATCAATGTCATGGTCACCATCTACAAGACGAATATTTTTAACCTTAGTACCAATTTTTACAACAAGGGAACTTCCTTTAACTTTTAAATCTTTTATTACAGTAACTGTATCTCCATCTTGTAAAATATTCCCATTGGCATCTTTTATAACTCTTGTTTCTTCCTCTTCAGATTCACTTTCTAAAGTCCATTCATAAGCACACTCTGGACAAATTAATAAGTTTCCATCTTCATATACATATTCAGAATTACATTTTGGACAATTTGGTAATGACATCTATTTCCTCCATCTTTAAAATTAATTCTATTTATTATATCATGGAAAACATATAATTTCAAATACAAAATTAGTTTACTTCTTTCTTCTAAGTGCTACAATACAACCTATAAGCACAAGACTAGCACCTATTCCTTGAATTAATGTGATTTTTTCATGTAGGAAAAGATATCCTATAATAGCGGTAGCAGGTGGAATAGTAAGTTTTAAAACATTTAAAACTACAACTCCTTGTTTTTGAATAATAAAAAATGTCATAACCATACCTACGAATATAGAGTACATTCCAGTAAGTAATACTATTCCAATTTTTGAAGTAGGGACTGAAACTAATTCATAAATTTTTCCACTACTGATAGAGATAGTAAAGAATAGTATACTTGTAAAGATAGATGAACAACTACTTATAACCATTGAGTGAATATGTTTTGCAGTTCCTTTTACAACAAAACTTTGTAATACTTGAATTACAACAGTTCCAGCTAATAAAATAATTCCAAATATAAAATCTGAACTAGATGAACTTTTGTGAACTCCATTTAGAACAAATATAAATGATCCTAAAAGGGCTAATATTCCTCCTATTATAAAGTGTAACTCTTTTACCTTTTCTCTTTCATCAAGAAAAAATATAGCAGCCATTATAACAGAAAAAGGCATACTTAAAATCCCAAATATACTTCCTGCTAAAGCTGAAGTTTTACTCAATCCACCAACAAAACAATACATATTTCCAGCAGTTAAACAACCAATTAATAAGATTCTAGGAAAAATCCAAAGATTATCTTTTAATTTGAATAGTTCATTTCTAAATTTAAAAAATGAAACTAAAGCAAAAAGAGTTCCACCAGAAAGAAACATGAGAGCATTGGTATTGATAGTATTAAAAAATGTACTAATATAACGAATTAAAGGGTATCCAAAACCCATAAATAGTATGTAAACAATAGCTGATATTTGATTTTGTCTCTCTTTATTACTCATATTTTATCCCCTTTAAAAAAATATTAATTTTAGTCCGCTAATTATACTTATAATTACAATAAATTTTTCAAAAACATTTTGATTCATTTTTTCTACAAAATATTTTCCTGTAAATACTCCTACAAAAACAAATGGGATAGCCACACTTGTAAGTTTGAATGTTTCCAGATGGATATTATTTAAAACTATTACATAGAGAGCAGCTTTTACAAGGTTTACTATAAAATAAAACCAAGTTCTAGTACCATAGAATTTATCTCTATCCATTTTGATATTTAGTAGATAAATACTCATTAAAGGACCAGATACATTTCCAATGAAAGCAGCAAAACCACCTAAAAATCCAAATAATACACTAAGTTTAGAAAAATCAATTTTCAAACTTTTTAAAAGAGTTAAAACCCCAATGATTAAAATGATTATTCCCATACTCTTTTTAAAGAGTTCATCAGAGATGTTATTTCCAAAAATTACAGCTAAAGCTATTCCTAAAAATGTGAGAGGAAGTATTTTAAAAAGTACTTTCTTATCCACATTCTTTCTATAGATATACATAACTATAAGGTCTGAAACAATAACTGGAATAATTATAATTCCTGCTGAGGCTTTCCCCCCATAAACACTAGCTAAAATTGGAGAGAAGACCAAAGCTGCAGGGATTCCTAACTTACTTAAGCCACATCCAAGTCCCAATCCAATCATTCCTAAAATTTCTAAATATGACATTAATCCTCCTTTAATTTCAATGCAAGTTTTTTCAAAATATGTTATAATCATATTATAGATAGAAATATTTTAGCATAAAAAATAAAATTTTAATAGCATAAGGGGTAAAATTTATGAATATAAATATCAATCATTTTTTAATCATTACAGTGACCTCTCTTTTTTAAAGTTTTTATTTGAATAGAAATAAAAATTTATAAAGGAGAGAAATTATGAGTATTGGAGTTAGAATTTTATTAATATTAATTTTAATTTTTATTTGTGCCTTCCTATCAATAAGTGAAATCTCTTTAGCTTCAGCTAGAAAATTGAAATTACAAGTTATGGCTGATGAAGGAAATCAAAGTGCTTTAAAAGTTATGAAAATTCAAGAGACTTCTGGAGATTTTTTTACAGCTGTTCAAATAGGAACAAATGCTGTATCTATATTGGCTGGTATTGTAGGAGATGGAATAGCTGCTCCCTATATGGAAAGTTTTATCAAGGAGTATGTTCCTAGTCTCTCTTCTCAAGCCTCTTTTATTGGAGGAACAATATCTTTTATCCTAATAACAGGATTTTTTATAGAGTTTGCTGATTTGATTCCAAGAAGAATAGCAATGGTAGCTCCAGAGAAGATATCTACAACAATAATAGGCTTGATGAGTTTTCTTATAAAATTAGTAAAACCACTAATTTTAATCTTCAATGGAACAGCCAATGTAATATTTAGAATATTTGATATTCCATTAGTAAGAGAGGAAAGAATCACCTATGATGATATATTTGCAATGGTAGATGCTGGTGCAGAAGCTGGAGTAGTACAGAAAAAAGAGCACTCTCTTATTGAAAATATATTTGAATTAGAATCAAGATGGGTATCCTCTATTATGACAACAAGAGATTGTATAGTATATTTAACTATGAGTGAATCAGAAGAAAGTATAAAAAATAAGATAGCAAGTAATCCTCATGCTAAATTTTTAGTTTGTGAAAATGATATAGATTCTATTTTAGGATATGTAAGTTCAAAAGATATCCTTCCTAGAATGTTAAATGGAGAACTGAGTGGTTTAAAAAATATAAGAGAGATCTATAATAAAAATCTTTTAGTAATACCAAATACTTTAACTTTATCAGAGGCATTAGATAGATTTAATGAGGCTAGAGAGGATTTTGCTATAATCTTAAATGAGTATGGACTTGTTGTTGGACTTGTAACTCTTACTGATGTAGTTAATACTTTAATGGGAGATATTGTATATCAAGATTTTGATGATCAGATAATTGAAAGAGGAGAAGGTTCGTGGTTAATTGATGGATCTACTCCTGTTGAAGATGTAAAAAAAGTTTTAGTGGACATCAATAAATTTCCAGAAGAGGATACTTATGAAACTATAGCAGGATTTATGATGTATATGTTAAAAACAATACCTAAAAAAGCTGCTACTGTAAACTTTGAAAATTATACATTTGAAGTGGTAGACGTAGATAAATTTAAAATAGATCAACTCTTAGTAACAAGAAAAAATAGTAGTGAGATAAATAACTAAAATTTTGGAGATGATTACAATGGATTTTAAGAGAGAGTGGAGAAAAAATAAAAAAGTTTTTGCTGCTATTATGACAATAGCTTTACCAGCTATAGCTGACCTATTTGCACAAACACTATTAGGATTTTTTGATATGTTGATGGTTGGAAGATTAGGACCCGTGGCAATCAGTTCAGTAGGAGTTGGAAATGCTCCAATAAATGCTGTAACTCCTATATTTTTTGCTGTAAGTATAGGAACAACAGCTTTAGTAAGTAGAGCTTTTGGTTCAGATAATAAAAAAGAGGGAAAGAATGCTTTAGCTCAAAGTTTAATTCTTTCAATTCCAATATCCTTGGGAATAACTTTACTTCTTTTTCTATTTAGAGAGCAAACTTTACAATTGGTAGGAAGAGCTAATGACATGGATTTAGTTATGACTAATCAATATTATTCAACAGTTCTTTTAGGAATGCCATTTCTATGTTTTAACGTAGTTTTCTTTGCTGCTTATAGATCCATTTCAAAGGCTAATATGCCGATGATAGCAAATATTTTAAGTATCTTTTCCAATATTTTATTTAACTACTTATTTATATTTGTTTTTGGTTGGGGAGTTATGGGAGCTGGAATAGCAACTACTATCTCTCGTGGAATGATCACTTGTATTTTTATATATACAACATTTTTTACAAAAAATTTCTGGGTTTCAATTCCATTGAAAAAATTAAAAGTTTTTGATAAAGGAATGGCATTTAGAATTTTAAAAGTAGGTATCCCAGCTGCTATTGAGCAAGGGGTATTTAGAATAGGAATGTTGATTTTTGAAATGATGGTTATCTCTTTGGGAACAATGGCTTATACGTCTCATAAAATTGCCCTTACAGCTGAATCATTTTCATATAATATGGGATTTGGATTTGCTGTTGCTGGAACAGCTCTTGTAGGGCAACAATTGGGAAAGGGTTCAGCTAAAAATGCTCAAAGAGATGCTTTAGCTACAACAACTCTAGCTATTTTTGCTATGTCTATGTTTGGTCTAATATTCTTTATTTTACCAGGAACTATAATTTATATGTTTACTGATGAACCAGAGATTAAGAGAATGGCATCAGTAGCTCTTAGACTCGTTTCTATATGTCAACCTTTCCAAGCTGTATCAATGGTATTGAGTGGTTGTTTAAGAGGAGCAGGAGATACTAAGGCTGTACTTTGGATTACAACAATAGGAATGTACTTAATAAGAATACCACTTACATATTTTTTCCTTTATAAGATGAATACAGGACTTTCTGGAGCTTGGATTGTTATGACTATAGATTTAGCATTTAGAAGTATAGCTTGTTATAGAGTATTTAAAAAGGGAAAATGGAGTTATGTTAATGTATAGGAGAAGAGAATGGGAATAAAATTTAAATATATTGATTATGGAGCTAATTTTTATAAAGAGTATTGGAAAGAAGAGGACAGAAGTGAAAAAAATCTCTATATATTTTTAGATAATAGAATGAGAGATATATTTTCTAAAAGAATGTTGGGGAAGTTATTTATAAAAACTCCAACACTTGTGACATTAGAAGATTTTAAAGAGAAGGTTTTTTTATCAGATAGAATTATTTTAAAAGAGGCTAAGAGAATCTTAGCCTTTTTCAAATCTCTTCCTAAAGAGGTAAAAGAGGAACTTGATATAAATAGTTATTACGATATAATTGACTTAGCTAATAATTTTTTTGCTTATTATAGAGAACTTTTGATAAATGGAGTTACTCAACCTGAAGAGTACCCAAGTTGGCAACAAAAATATATTGAAACTTTTACAAAAATAAAAGATTCTTTTGATAAATTATGCGAAGAGTATCATTATCTTCCTAGTGATTGGCTAGAAGAGGTAAAGAATTTTGATTCTAGTTGGTTAGATAAATTTTCAAAAATAATTTTTGTAGATATTTTAGAATTTCCAAGAAACTATGTAGAGATTATGAAAAAGTTATCTGAAACTAAAGAGATTGAAATTGCTCTACAGATGAAAAAAGGTGATTTTGATGAGGAGAATTTCCAATTAAAAAAGGTAACTCTTCCTGAAAAAATTAAAAATATAGAGGTATATCTTTTTAATAGTGAGTTAGAAGAGGCACTATCTCTTCTTTATTTAAAAAATATAGAAAAGGGAGAGATATACTCTCCAGCTGTTGAGAAAAATAATCTATATAAAATATTACCTAATTATTTTGGACGTTCACAAAATTTTACAATGAATGATACAAAGCTTTATAAATTTTTAAATATTCAGATGAATATTTTGGGAAGTGAAGAGGAAAAACTAGGAAAAACATATCAATTTTCTGAATTTTTAAAAGCTTTTGAAGAGAGTATTTTTAAGAAGTATTACAATCTTTCAGAAGAGGATTTTGTCCAAGTTAATAACTGTGTAGGAGAGGGCTATAGATATATTTCTAAAAAGATTTTAGAAGATGAATGGTTTGAAAAGAACCTATCTTTAGAGCTCTTAGATAAACTTAAAGAGATAATTTTTGACTTAGAGAGAATAAATCTTATCTCAAATACAGATGAGCTATATGAGTATTTTAAAGAGCAGATAAAGATGGAAAAATTTATTGAAGAGGATTTGGATAATAAAGATATTTATGATAAATTTTTTGAAATCTTTGGAATTATAAAAAATAATGAAGTTATGAAAATACATAAAGATTTTAAAGAGTATTTTGGACAAAAATTGGGAGTATCTCTATATAAATTGTTAATTCAATATATGAAAGATTTAGCAATTAAAAATAATATAAAATCTGAACAGGATATAACATTGGTAAAACCAATAGATTATGTAAGATATAGTGAGGAAACACAATATAAAAGAAATTATTTCATAGATATAACTGATGAATATCTTCCTAAAAATCTATCAGATAATATTGTATTAACAGAGAAACAGAGAAAAGAGTTAGGATTAACAACTAGAGAGGAAAAAAGAGAGATTGAAAGATATAGATTTTTCCAAGCTATTTTTACTAATAGAGAGAGTATAATTTTTACTCAAAAAAATGAGGAGAAAGGAATAGAGATATCTCCATTTTTAGAAGAGATTATTTTAAAATACTCCCTTGAAATAAAAGATATCCCTATTGAAAATAGTAGTTGTATAGAGATTTTAAAAGATTCCTTTGTTGGGGAAGAGATAGGACATAGTGAGAGTTTAGATGAGATATTTCCTAAAGATATATCTGATTTTCCAAATAAGAAACTTCAAATAGGGGCTTATGATTATGAAAAATTAATAGAGTGTCCTTTAAAATTTTTCTTTATGAATATGATGAAACTAAGTTATAGAGAAAAAATAAGAAGTGAAGATATAAGTAGTAGAATATTAGGAATAATTGTCCACAATGTTTTAGAGGAGTTTGTTAATTCCATTTGGAAAAAAGTATTACAAGATGGAATAATAGAAGTAGAGTATAAAGATATTGAAAATAGAATGATAAAAGCCTTTAAAAAGGAGAGAGCAAAAATACCACTACATATGGATAACTATTGTTTTGATATAATGATTCCAATTATGTCTAAAAATATTGTTAGATTTTTTAAAGAGTTAAAAGATACCTATAATGGAATAAAAATAAAAAGATTTCAAAGTGAAAAGAGTTCTTTTGAGAAAAATCCTTTCTATTCAGAAGAATTAGACATATATTTAAAAGGAAGAGCAGACTTAATTATAGAGAGTGAATTAGGAAATGAGATTATTGATTATAAAACTGGTAGTTCACAAAAAAATCAATTAGATTATTATACTATTATTCTCTATGGAGAAGAGGGAAAAGCTAGAAAAAAAGTTTTTAATGTTTGGAAAGGTAAAAGTGAAAGTGAAGGTAATATAACTTTAACTAGAGAAAAATTAGAAGAGAGTTTAAAAGAGTTTGTAAGAGAAAATATTTATAAAAGAACTGAAATAAAAAAATTATGTTCAGAATGTAACTATTATAATATTTGTAAAAGAGGTAAGATTAATGAGCAATAAATTAATATTAAAAGCTAGTGCAGGAACAGGAAAAACTTATAGACTATCTCTAGAGTTTATTGCTTCTTTAATTCAAGGGATAGATTTTAAAGATATCTTAGTTATGACTTTTACCAAAAAAGCTACTGCAGAGATAAAAGAGAGAATATTGGTATTTTTAAAAGATATTTGTGAAGATGAAGAGAAGAGAAAAGAGATAGAAGAGAATATAAAAAAGATATATGGAGATAGTTTAGTTTTTGATATTACAAAGATAAAAAGAATATATAAGAATATTATAGAAAATAAAGATAAATTAAAAATTTATACTATAGATTCTTTTACCAATATGATTTTTAAAAAAGCAATAGCTCCATATTTAAAAATTTATTCTTATGAAATAATAGATGAAGAGGAAAATAAAAAGATATTAATAAAAACTTTTGAGAAGCTTTTTGAAAATAAAGAGGATTTTGCTTTATTTAAAGAGTTTTTAGAAGATAATAGCGAAAAAAATATGGAGATATATATAGAGCTTATAAAAAGAATCATAGCTCAAAGATGGAAAATGATATTAATCGGAAAAGATATTCCACAAAAAACGAGATATTCCCATAAATATAATGTTACTCTTTTGGAAAGAGTGGGAGAAATATTAGAAGAGATAGCTAAAATAAAAGGAAAAACATTTTTTGATTTAGTAAGAAAAGATGGTTTAGAGTATTTTAGATGTAAAGATAAAGAGGAATACTTAAAAGAGAATTATAAAAAATTTTTAGAAGAAAATATTTGGGATGGAAGAAAAGTAAGAGCTAAAAAAGGAGATATAGATTCTCATTTGGAAGATTTAAAATATCTATATGAGGAGTTTAGAGAAAATCTAGGAAAGGAACTATTTAATACTTTTATCATTCCTTATGAAGAAAAACTTTTAAAAATAATAGAAAAAATCTATTCAATCTATGATGAGATAAAATTTAGAGAGAAAAGATTTACTTTTATAGATATAAGTTGTTATACTTTTAAATATCTTGAGGATAAAGAGTTAGGCTTTATTGATGAAAATGGATTAACTGATGAGTTTTTTGAGGTAATTGATGGAAAATTAAAAAGCATTTTTATAGATGAGTTTCAAGATACAAGCGTACTTCAATGGAGAATATTAAGAAATATTCTAGCTAAGAGTGAAAATATAATCTGTGTTGGAGATGAAAAGCAAAGTATTTATGGTTGGAGAGGAGGAGAGAAGAAACTTTTTGAAAATCTTTCAACAATTATCAGTGCTAAAGAGGAAGAATTAGATACTTGTTTTAGAAGTCAAAAAAATATAGTTGAATATACTAATGAAATATTTAAAGAGTTAGCCTTAGAAAGTGATAAAAATCTACCTATAAATAATAATTGGAAATTTAATGAAGTAAAATATAGAGAAAATAAAGTTGGTGGTTTAATAAAAATATTTAGTGGAGATGAAGAGGTAG
The DNA window shown above is from uncultured Fusobacterium sp. and carries:
- a CDS encoding DMT family transporter, with protein sequence MSNKERQNQISAIVYILFMGFGYPLIRYISTFFNTINTNALMFLSGGTLFALVSFFKFRNELFKLKDNLWIFPRILLIGCLTAGNMYCFVGGLSKTSALAGSIFGILSMPFSVIMAAIFFLDEREKVKELHFIIGGILALLGSFIFVLNGVHKSSSSSDFIFGIILLAGTVVIQVLQSFVVKGTAKHIHSMVISSCSSIFTSILFFTISISSGKIYELVSVPTSKIGIVLLTGMYSIFVGMVMTFFIIQKQGVVVLNVLKLTIPPATAIIGYLFLHEKITLIQGIGASLVLIGCIVALRRKK
- a CDS encoding MATE family efflux transporter, translating into MITMDFKREWRKNKKVFAAIMTIALPAIADLFAQTLLGFFDMLMVGRLGPVAISSVGVGNAPINAVTPIFFAVSIGTTALVSRAFGSDNKKEGKNALAQSLILSIPISLGITLLLFLFREQTLQLVGRANDMDLVMTNQYYSTVLLGMPFLCFNVVFFAAYRSISKANMPMIANILSIFSNILFNYLFIFVFGWGVMGAGIATTISRGMITCIFIYTTFFTKNFWVSIPLKKLKVFDKGMAFRILKVGIPAAIEQGVFRIGMLIFEMMVISLGTMAYTSHKIALTAESFSYNMGFGFAVAGTALVGQQLGKGSAKNAQRDALATTTLAIFAMSMFGLIFFILPGTIIYMFTDEPEIKRMASVALRLVSICQPFQAVSMVLSGCLRGAGDTKAVLWITTIGMYLIRIPLTYFFLYKMNTGLSGAWIVMTIDLAFRSIACYRVFKKGKWSYVNV
- a CDS encoding PD-(D/E)XK nuclease family protein, producing MGIKFKYIDYGANFYKEYWKEEDRSEKNLYIFLDNRMRDIFSKRMLGKLFIKTPTLVTLEDFKEKVFLSDRIILKEAKRILAFFKSLPKEVKEELDINSYYDIIDLANNFFAYYRELLINGVTQPEEYPSWQQKYIETFTKIKDSFDKLCEEYHYLPSDWLEEVKNFDSSWLDKFSKIIFVDILEFPRNYVEIMKKLSETKEIEIALQMKKGDFDEENFQLKKVTLPEKIKNIEVYLFNSELEEALSLLYLKNIEKGEIYSPAVEKNNLYKILPNYFGRSQNFTMNDTKLYKFLNIQMNILGSEEEKLGKTYQFSEFLKAFEESIFKKYYNLSEEDFVQVNNCVGEGYRYISKKILEDEWFEKNLSLELLDKLKEIIFDLERINLISNTDELYEYFKEQIKMEKFIEEDLDNKDIYDKFFEIFGIIKNNEVMKIHKDFKEYFGQKLGVSLYKLLIQYMKDLAIKNNIKSEQDITLVKPIDYVRYSEETQYKRNYFIDITDEYLPKNLSDNIVLTEKQRKELGLTTREEKREIERYRFFQAIFTNRESIIFTQKNEEKGIEISPFLEEIILKYSLEIKDIPIENSSCIEILKDSFVGEEIGHSESLDEIFPKDISDFPNKKLQIGAYDYEKLIECPLKFFFMNMMKLSYREKIRSEDISSRILGIIVHNVLEEFVNSIWKKVLQDGIIEVEYKDIENRMIKAFKKERAKIPLHMDNYCFDIMIPIMSKNIVRFFKELKDTYNGIKIKRFQSEKSSFEKNPFYSEELDIYLKGRADLIIESELGNEIIDYKTGSSQKNQLDYYTIILYGEEGKARKKVFNVWKGKSESEGNITLTREKLEESLKEFVRENIYKRTEIKKLCSECNYYNICKRGKINEQ
- a CDS encoding zinc ribbon domain-containing protein YjdM, with the translated sequence MSLPNCPKCNSEYVYEDGNLLICPECAYEWTLESESEEEETRVIKDANGNILQDGDTVTVIKDLKVKGSSLVVKIGTKVKNIRLVDGDHDIDCKIDGIGAMKLKSEFVKKI
- a CDS encoding hemolysin family protein, producing MSIGVRILLILILIFICAFLSISEISLASARKLKLQVMADEGNQSALKVMKIQETSGDFFTAVQIGTNAVSILAGIVGDGIAAPYMESFIKEYVPSLSSQASFIGGTISFILITGFFIEFADLIPRRIAMVAPEKISTTIIGLMSFLIKLVKPLILIFNGTANVIFRIFDIPLVREERITYDDIFAMVDAGAEAGVVQKKEHSLIENIFELESRWVSSIMTTRDCIVYLTMSESEESIKNKIASNPHAKFLVCENDIDSILGYVSSKDILPRMLNGELSGLKNIREIYNKNLLVIPNTLTLSEALDRFNEAREDFAIILNEYGLVVGLVTLTDVVNTLMGDIVYQDFDDQIIERGEGSWLIDGSTPVEDVKKVLVDINKFPEEDTYETIAGFMMYMLKTIPKKAATVNFENYTFEVVDVDKFKIDQLLVTRKNSSEINN
- a CDS encoding sulfite exporter TauE/SafE family protein; amino-acid sequence: MSYLEILGMIGLGLGCGLSKLGIPAALVFSPILASVYGGKASAGIIIIPVIVSDLIVMYIYRKNVDKKVLFKILPLTFLGIALAVIFGNNISDELFKKSMGIIILIIGVLTLLKSLKIDFSKLSVLFGFLGGFAAFIGNVSGPLMSIYLLNIKMDRDKFYGTRTWFYFIVNLVKAALYVIVLNNIHLETFKLTSVAIPFVFVGVFTGKYFVEKMNQNVFEKFIVIISIISGLKLIFF